In Massilia violaceinigra, one DNA window encodes the following:
- the gstA gene encoding glutathione transferase GstA encodes MKLYYSPGACSLAPHILLCEAKLPHTLIKVDTSTHRTQDGIDFYTINPKGHVPVLELDDGQRLSEGPTIAQFIADHARRDDLMPVAGSMARYRVMEWQNYITSELHKSFSPLFNPALDAAAKAVFAAILSKKFGWVSGQLRGRPYLTGDSFTAADAYLFTVAGWANYVKLDLSDFEHVQAFLKRVASRAAVQEAMKAEGLQSAK; translated from the coding sequence ATGAAACTCTACTATTCGCCCGGCGCCTGCTCGCTCGCGCCACATATCCTGCTGTGTGAAGCAAAACTGCCGCATACGCTCATCAAGGTCGACACCAGCACGCACCGTACTCAAGACGGGATCGATTTTTACACCATCAATCCGAAAGGCCATGTGCCGGTTCTCGAACTCGATGATGGCCAGCGACTGTCCGAGGGACCGACCATTGCGCAATTCATTGCAGACCATGCTCGCCGCGACGATTTGATGCCCGTCGCCGGATCGATGGCGCGCTATCGGGTGATGGAGTGGCAGAACTACATCACGTCCGAGCTGCACAAGTCGTTCAGTCCGCTGTTCAATCCGGCACTGGATGCAGCGGCGAAGGCAGTCTTCGCCGCAATCCTGAGCAAGAAATTCGGCTGGGTATCGGGCCAATTGCGCGGCAGGCCTTACCTGACCGGTGACAGTTTTACCGCCGCCGACGCCTACCTCTTCACGGTCGCGGGCTGGGCCAACTATGTCAAGCTCGATTTGTCGGACTTCGAGCATGTGCAGGCATTCCTCAAACGCGTTGCATCGCGCGCGGCTGTGCAGGAAGCGATGAAGGCAGAAGGTTTGCAGAGTGCGAAATGA
- the cpaB gene encoding Flp pilus assembly protein CpaB, with protein sequence MKNLKALGLIVFALVIGLAAAVYAAGWVSRQGGVSLNKVVVAAVDIEPGSKINPEMLSNLDWPAGATPPGAFKNAVELQDRIAKVGILRGEPLLDGKLAPQGTKGGLSAVIAEGKRAMTVRVNDVVGVAGFALPGNYVDVMVNAQQEKSGNEEGKQISKTVLERVLVLAVAQEAGRDDTKPKVVSAVTLELSLEDSEKLDLARSVGTLSLVLRNQIDQKTVATAGITKDELFGGKKAPAPVPAPAAVRKPRPAMSAAAPAASRRHCVEVIQHGVLAVNCF encoded by the coding sequence ATGAAAAACCTCAAGGCACTCGGGCTGATCGTGTTCGCCCTCGTCATCGGACTGGCGGCGGCCGTCTACGCCGCCGGATGGGTATCGCGCCAGGGCGGCGTCAGCCTGAACAAAGTCGTCGTGGCGGCGGTCGACATCGAACCCGGCAGCAAGATCAACCCCGAAATGCTGTCCAACCTCGACTGGCCGGCCGGCGCCACCCCGCCGGGCGCTTTCAAGAACGCGGTCGAGCTGCAGGACCGCATCGCCAAGGTCGGCATCCTGCGCGGCGAACCGCTGCTCGACGGCAAGCTGGCGCCGCAGGGTACCAAGGGCGGCTTGTCGGCTGTCATCGCCGAGGGCAAACGGGCCATGACGGTGCGCGTCAACGATGTGGTGGGCGTGGCCGGCTTTGCCCTGCCCGGCAATTATGTCGACGTGATGGTCAATGCGCAGCAGGAAAAATCGGGCAATGAAGAGGGCAAGCAGATCAGCAAAACGGTCCTCGAACGGGTGCTGGTGCTGGCGGTGGCGCAGGAAGCGGGCCGCGACGATACCAAGCCCAAGGTCGTCAGCGCCGTCACCCTGGAGCTGTCGCTGGAAGACTCGGAGAAGCTCGACCTGGCGCGCAGCGTCGGCACCCTGTCGCTGGTGCTGCGCAACCAGATCGACCAGAAGACCGTGGCAACGGCCGGCATCACCAAGGACGAGCTGTTCGGCGGCAAGAAAGCGCCGGCCCCCGTGCCCGCCCCGGCGGCGGTGCGCAAACCGCGTCCGGCCATGAGCGCGGCCGCGCCGGCCGCCAGCCGCCGCCATTGTGTGGAAGTGATCCAGCACGGCGTGCTGGCAGTGAACTGCTTTTGA
- a CDS encoding A24 family peptidase, whose product MDETAFFFELLGMLVTDPRTGVLLALLAAAGVCDYRTFRIPNLITGGGILFALVYNTVVPPDWRAGWTWAPAGMLLGFGAMLPMYAIGTMGAGDVKLMAMVGAFLGFDATLYALLFCVITAGIAALVFGLRKRVMGRMLANTGDAMRGMLWSAVASGTPRLQPEAMQSVGKLAYGISIALGTTSYLVAQQFNLV is encoded by the coding sequence ATGGACGAAACAGCTTTCTTTTTTGAACTGCTCGGCATGCTGGTCACCGATCCGCGTACCGGCGTGCTGCTGGCCCTGCTGGCCGCCGCCGGGGTGTGCGACTACCGCACCTTCCGCATTCCCAACCTGATCACCGGCGGCGGCATCCTGTTCGCACTGGTCTACAACACGGTCGTGCCGCCCGACTGGCGCGCCGGCTGGACCTGGGCGCCGGCCGGCATGCTGCTCGGTTTCGGCGCGATGCTGCCGATGTACGCGATCGGCACCATGGGCGCCGGCGACGTCAAGCTGATGGCCATGGTCGGCGCCTTTCTCGGCTTTGACGCAACCCTGTACGCCCTGCTGTTTTGCGTGATCACCGCCGGCATCGCCGCCCTCGTCTTCGGCCTGCGCAAGCGGGTGATGGGACGGATGCTGGCCAACACCGGCGACGCCATGCGCGGCATGCTGTGGTCCGCCGTCGCCAGCGGCACGCCGAGGCTGCAGCCGGAAGCCATGCAATCGGTCGGCAAGCTCGCCTACGGCATCAGCATCGCGCTCGGCACCACGAGCTATCTGGTGGCCCAGCAATTCAACCTCGTCTGA
- a CDS encoding LysR family transcriptional regulator, which yields MRRHFEDVLVGSIELFCAAAEYGSFTAAANAVGVTPAAVSRSVSRLEARLGARLFVRTTRQVSLTDDGRRYFEQCRQALTQLIDAERAVTGQQSMPSGVLRISVPTTYGHHRVLPLLPQFRALYPEVRVDVHVSNRNIDFVDEGYDLAIRAREPADSSFVARKLEDAELVVVAAPGYLARAGMPDSIASLAQHDCINFVLPSTGRPIPWLFREKGKLIEVAATGSYCLYEDILAGVTLARSGAGLFQAYRFTIEEDLRNKSLVEVLSAHGGCSRPFSVMYPHGRHLSLKVRAFVDFLLDARSRAPAPDGSA from the coding sequence ATGAGACGCCATTTCGAGGATGTTTTGGTAGGCAGCATCGAGCTGTTCTGCGCCGCCGCCGAATACGGCAGTTTTACCGCCGCCGCCAATGCGGTTGGCGTCACGCCCGCCGCAGTAAGCCGCTCCGTATCGCGGCTTGAGGCGCGGCTTGGCGCGCGGCTGTTCGTGCGCACCACGCGGCAAGTGAGCTTGACGGACGACGGACGCCGCTATTTCGAGCAATGCCGGCAGGCGCTCACCCAACTGATCGATGCCGAACGTGCGGTCACTGGCCAGCAAAGCATGCCTTCCGGCGTGCTGCGGATCAGCGTGCCGACAACCTACGGCCATCATCGCGTGCTGCCGCTGCTGCCGCAGTTTCGGGCACTGTATCCGGAAGTGCGGGTCGATGTTCATGTCAGCAACCGCAATATCGATTTTGTCGATGAAGGTTATGACCTCGCCATTCGTGCGCGCGAACCAGCCGATTCGAGCTTTGTCGCCCGCAAGCTGGAAGATGCGGAGCTGGTCGTTGTGGCCGCGCCCGGCTATCTGGCCCGGGCCGGCATGCCGGATTCAATCGCCTCGCTTGCGCAGCACGACTGCATTAACTTTGTGTTGCCCAGTACTGGCCGCCCGATTCCCTGGCTGTTTCGCGAAAAAGGAAAGTTAATCGAAGTGGCGGCGACCGGCAGTTATTGCTTGTACGAAGACATACTCGCCGGGGTGACATTGGCGCGCAGCGGCGCGGGCCTGTTCCAGGCATATCGATTTACGATCGAAGAGGATTTGCGCAACAAGTCGCTGGTCGAAGTATTGTCCGCGCACGGAGGCTGCTCGCGCCCGTTCTCCGTGATGTATCCTCATGGCCGGCATTTGTCCCTGAAGGTACGCGCGTTTGTGGATTTCCTGCTGGATGCCCGCTCCCGCGCACCGGCGCCCGATGGCAGCGCATAA
- the bla gene encoding subclass B3 metallo-beta-lactamase yields MAILRRLALALAITATGMTAAMADDVKCGLCEEWNQPQQPFQIVGNTYYVGPRGLSAVLVTGDQGHILLDGALPQSAPLIMRNIAALGFRIEDVKLIVNSHAHDDHAGGIAQLQRASGATVAASVLAARALRAGLVGPDDPQYKANGPDRFPKVAQVTEVADGGILRVGALAVTAHLTPGHTTGGTTWSWQSCENGRCFNVVYADSLNPMSQDGFRFLGNATEPDRSASFQASIDKVAALKCDVMIAVHPGFSDLLEKHAARTSGSNRFIVPGECRTYAANAHQRLAKRLKSEASQ; encoded by the coding sequence ATGGCAATCTTGCGCAGGCTGGCACTCGCCCTGGCGATCACGGCAACAGGGATGACGGCGGCAATGGCCGATGACGTCAAGTGCGGTCTCTGCGAGGAGTGGAACCAGCCGCAGCAGCCGTTCCAGATCGTCGGCAATACGTATTATGTCGGCCCGCGCGGCTTGTCGGCGGTGCTGGTGACCGGTGACCAGGGCCATATCCTGCTCGACGGCGCGCTGCCCCAGTCGGCGCCGCTGATCATGCGCAACATCGCGGCGCTCGGTTTTCGCATCGAGGATGTGAAGCTGATCGTCAACTCCCATGCGCACGACGACCATGCGGGCGGCATTGCGCAATTGCAGCGCGCCAGTGGCGCCACCGTGGCCGCCAGCGTACTGGCGGCGCGGGCGCTGCGCGCCGGCCTGGTCGGGCCGGACGATCCCCAGTACAAGGCCAACGGCCCGGACCGCTTTCCGAAGGTGGCGCAGGTGACCGAGGTGGCCGATGGCGGCATCCTGCGCGTGGGAGCGCTGGCTGTCACGGCCCACCTTACCCCCGGCCACACCACCGGCGGCACCACGTGGTCGTGGCAATCGTGCGAGAACGGGCGCTGCTTCAATGTGGTGTACGCCGACAGCCTGAACCCGATGTCGCAGGATGGGTTCCGCTTTCTGGGCAACGCTACCGAACCCGACCGCTCGGCATCGTTCCAGGCCAGCATCGACAAGGTGGCGGCACTCAAATGCGATGTGATGATTGCCGTGCATCCGGGGTTTTCGGACCTGCTGGAAAAGCATGCGGCGCGCACCAGCGGCAGCAACCGCTTCATCGTGCCGGGCGAGTGCCGCACGTACGCGGCCAATGCGCATCAGCGGCTGGCCAAACGCCTCAAGAGCGAAGCGTCGCAATGA
- a CDS encoding type II and III secretion system protein family protein, whose amino-acid sequence MNKHIRMAAWTVATAGMVATPAWAAEAATRGAGGPKNCKSVVVAKAAQVMLGKSSVIALTAPVTRIVASGQRDAKQASPATPAAAGDAADVGSIAEIEVLLLSPTDLFLLGKKAGATSLILQDASGVCYLRDIVVEIDPATLQAKLAELMPEETGIVVKSAENAIVLTGTVRDAGQLDEALRVAGAYGGGKRVLNLLRVGSPQQVMLEVKIAEVSKTLLDKFGVDFARMVASADGLSSRLISGILGGAPAVVGQYSHGGSGAALGAVADAAVRGGNSAAGARLSAGARGATLFGVDAQKKDGLVRVLAEPNIMAISGQSASFLSGGKIFIPVAQSRDSGGSTVTLEEKEFGVGLKFSPTVLGGARINLKLVSEVSELAQTGSPFTTSGGVTSVLPSITTRRVDTTVQLNDGQSFAIAGLIRNNVTETLSRFPGLGDIPVLGALFRSTEFQKDQTELIFIVTPRLVKPASELAAPTDHHVPASRADRIFMGKTEGKSAPAKTE is encoded by the coding sequence ATGAACAAGCACATTCGCATGGCGGCATGGACCGTCGCGACCGCAGGCATGGTTGCCACGCCTGCCTGGGCAGCAGAAGCAGCAACGCGGGGCGCTGGCGGCCCGAAAAATTGCAAGTCGGTGGTCGTCGCAAAGGCAGCGCAGGTGATGCTCGGTAAGTCGTCGGTGATTGCGCTGACGGCGCCGGTGACCCGCATCGTGGCCAGCGGCCAGCGCGACGCCAAACAGGCTTCCCCGGCAACCCCGGCGGCGGCGGGCGACGCGGCGGACGTGGGCAGCATCGCCGAGATCGAGGTACTGCTGCTCAGCCCGACCGACCTGTTCCTGCTCGGGAAAAAAGCGGGCGCCACCAGCCTCATTTTGCAGGATGCGAGCGGGGTGTGCTACCTGCGCGACATCGTGGTGGAGATCGACCCGGCCACCCTGCAAGCCAAGCTGGCCGAGCTGATGCCCGAGGAAACCGGCATCGTCGTCAAGAGTGCCGAAAACGCCATCGTGCTGACCGGCACGGTGCGCGACGCCGGCCAGCTCGACGAAGCGCTGCGCGTGGCCGGTGCCTACGGCGGCGGCAAGCGCGTGCTCAACCTGCTGCGCGTCGGCTCGCCCCAGCAAGTGATGCTGGAAGTGAAGATCGCCGAAGTCAGCAAGACCCTGCTCGACAAGTTCGGCGTCGATTTTGCCCGCATGGTGGCCTCGGCCGACGGCCTGAGCTCGCGCCTCATCTCGGGCATCCTGGGCGGAGCGCCGGCGGTGGTTGGGCAGTACAGTCACGGCGGCTCGGGCGCGGCACTGGGCGCCGTGGCCGACGCCGCGGTCAGGGGCGGCAATTCGGCCGCCGGGGCGCGGCTGTCGGCGGGAGCGCGCGGCGCCACCCTGTTCGGGGTCGACGCGCAGAAAAAAGATGGCCTGGTGCGGGTGCTGGCCGAACCGAACATCATGGCCATCAGCGGCCAGTCGGCCAGCTTCCTGTCGGGCGGCAAGATCTTCATTCCGGTGGCCCAGTCGCGCGACAGCGGCGGCTCCACCGTCACCCTGGAAGAGAAGGAATTCGGGGTCGGCCTCAAGTTCTCGCCGACGGTGCTGGGCGGGGCCCGCATCAACCTCAAGCTGGTATCGGAAGTGTCGGAGCTGGCCCAGACCGGCTCGCCCTTCACCACCAGCGGCGGCGTGACCTCGGTGCTGCCCTCGATCACCACGCGCCGGGTCGACACCACGGTGCAGCTGAACGATGGCCAGAGCTTCGCCATCGCTGGCCTGATCCGCAACAACGTGACCGAAACCCTGTCCCGCTTTCCCGGCCTGGGCGACATACCGGTGCTCGGCGCGCTGTTTCGCTCGACCGAGTTCCAGAAAGACCAGACCGAGCTGATTTTCATCGTCACGCCGCGCCTGGTCAAACCGGCCAGCGAACTGGCGGCGCCGACCGACCACCACGTGCCGGCCAGTCGT